In Candidatus Limnocylindria bacterium, a single window of DNA contains:
- a CDS encoding 3-isopropylmalate dehydratase small subunit yields the protein GFRAVIAPRLADIFRANCLKSGLVPVELDPNTVATLLRLVSDDPRAEITVDVEARTVEAPVVRASFALDDDARTRLLEGLDDVALTLGHADEITKYESTRASWLPSLRD from the coding sequence GGCTTCCGCGCCGTGATCGCGCCTCGTCTCGCCGACATCTTCCGCGCGAACTGCCTCAAGAGCGGGCTCGTGCCGGTCGAGCTCGATCCGAACACGGTCGCGACGCTGCTGCGGCTGGTGTCGGACGACCCGCGAGCTGAGATCACGGTCGACGTCGAGGCGCGCACGGTCGAAGCGCCCGTCGTGCGCGCGAGCTTCGCGCTCGACGACGATGCGCGCACGCGGTTGCTCGAGGGCCTGGACGACGTCGCGCTCACGCTCGGGCACGCGGACGAGATCACGAAGTACGAATCCACGCGAGCGTCCTGGCTACCGAGCCTCCGCGACTGA
- a CDS encoding family 10 glycosylhydrolase, with the protein MRKVGLALVAVLALVWLPQQSQSADFDAAAPPGGQFRAYWVDAFGDDLFDAPHIDAIVAGTKAAHLNAIVVQAVRRGDCFCNRASVPRTDQPGVAPFPFDPLQTLIDKAHAEGIEVHAWVIATAFWRTGGTPATPASPAHAFNQHGPSATGYANWLMSRDDGVMQSGTDWLVDPGHPDAAQWIVDTATSIVANYAVDGINLDRIRYPDGNSQAGQPTWGYNPVAVARFQQATGRTDRPVASDPQWAQWRRDQITGIVRKVYIESFAIRPSVRVSADTITYGNGPQAQGGWTNTRAYAEQLQDWDGWMREGILDLNIPMNYKRDQTTPTDQRRMYQEWSDYAKDAQYGRQSVVGSAPYLNDIAATVRQVRTAVAPSTAGNYSAGWVGYSYRTPDAMTDAGTRSGAASRAELERALTQVSSYEAITPPIFASTANVPPMTWKTQPTTGHLRGIAHTSDGTVLAQTQVLLFSQASGAIVRSAKTDGKGWFAFVDLPSNNYRVDAAGETLGTADVITGRLTTLGQGAPSPTPAPAPTATPAPSPTPSPLPSPNPPVGCTGDVGPGIAPPATVPSGVRGFHASWYGQSGYPTLCPGETSTAVVAFKNSGSFGWVSGRMGEVAYLGTWGPEPGQDKATPLGGDGQLGTPATGWPRYNRIAAQPADYVGPGQVSWFQFTIQAPTAPGTYRLYLRPLIEGAQWMEDYGVYWVVTVK; encoded by the coding sequence GTGAGGAAGGTCGGGCTGGCGCTCGTCGCCGTATTGGCACTTGTCTGGCTCCCGCAGCAGTCGCAGTCCGCGGATTTCGATGCCGCGGCGCCGCCCGGGGGTCAGTTCCGCGCGTACTGGGTCGACGCCTTCGGCGACGATCTGTTCGACGCGCCGCACATCGACGCGATCGTCGCCGGCACGAAGGCCGCACACCTCAACGCGATCGTCGTGCAAGCTGTTCGCCGCGGCGACTGCTTCTGCAATCGTGCGTCGGTGCCGCGCACCGACCAGCCGGGCGTCGCGCCGTTCCCGTTCGATCCGCTGCAGACCCTCATCGACAAAGCGCACGCGGAGGGCATCGAGGTCCATGCCTGGGTCATCGCGACGGCCTTCTGGCGCACCGGTGGTACGCCGGCGACGCCGGCATCTCCGGCGCACGCGTTCAACCAGCACGGCCCGTCGGCGACCGGCTACGCGAACTGGCTCATGTCACGCGATGACGGCGTCATGCAGTCGGGGACCGACTGGCTCGTGGATCCCGGGCACCCGGACGCGGCGCAGTGGATCGTGGACACCGCGACGAGCATCGTCGCGAACTACGCGGTCGACGGCATCAACCTCGACCGCATCCGCTATCCCGACGGCAACAGCCAGGCCGGCCAGCCGACGTGGGGCTACAACCCGGTCGCGGTCGCGCGCTTCCAGCAGGCGACCGGTCGCACCGATCGGCCCGTGGCATCCGATCCTCAGTGGGCGCAGTGGCGCCGCGATCAGATCACCGGGATCGTGCGGAAGGTCTACATCGAGAGCTTCGCGATCCGGCCGAGCGTGCGCGTGAGCGCCGACACGATCACCTACGGGAACGGCCCGCAAGCGCAGGGGGGCTGGACGAACACCCGCGCGTACGCCGAGCAGTTGCAGGACTGGGACGGCTGGATGCGCGAAGGCATCCTCGATCTCAACATCCCCATGAACTACAAGCGCGACCAGACGACCCCGACCGACCAGCGGCGCATGTATCAGGAGTGGAGTGATTACGCGAAGGATGCGCAGTACGGACGCCAGTCCGTCGTCGGGTCCGCGCCATATCTCAATGACATCGCCGCGACCGTGCGTCAGGTGCGCACCGCAGTCGCTCCGTCGACCGCAGGCAACTACAGCGCAGGCTGGGTCGGGTATTCGTACCGCACGCCGGACGCGATGACCGACGCAGGCACGCGCAGCGGCGCCGCGAGCCGCGCGGAGCTCGAGCGGGCGCTGACGCAGGTCTCCTCGTACGAGGCGATCACACCGCCGATCTTCGCCTCGACGGCGAACGTGCCGCCCATGACATGGAAGACGCAGCCAACGACCGGTCACCTGCGTGGCATCGCCCACACGAGCGACGGCACCGTGCTCGCCCAGACACAGGTGCTGTTGTTCTCGCAGGCGAGCGGCGCGATCGTCCGCTCGGCGAAGACCGACGGCAAGGGCTGGTTCGCGTTCGTCGATCTGCCGTCGAACAACTACCGGGTCGACGCAGCGGGCGAGACGCTCGGCACCGCGGACGTCATCACCGGTCGGCTCACGACGCTCGGCCAGGGCGCTCCGAGTCCCACGCCTGCGCCCGCACCCACCGCGACACCTGCGCCGAGCCCGACTCCGTCGCCATTGCCGTCACCAAACCCGCCGGTCGGATGCACGGGTGACGTCGGGCCGGGCATCGCTCCGCCGGCGACTGTTCCGTCCGGCGTCCGCGGTTTCCACGCATCGTGGTACGGACAGAGCGGGTATCCGACGCTGTGCCCCGGCGAGACGTCGACCGCCGTCGTGGCGTTCAAGAACAGCGGATCGTTCGGTTGGGTCTCAGGGCGCATGGGCGAGGTCGCGTATCTCGGGACCTGGGGCCCCGAGCCGGGACAGGACAAGGCGACGCCGCTCGGAGGCGACGGTCAGCTCGGAACACCGGCGACGGGATGGCCGCGCTACAACCGGATCGCGGCGCAGCCAGCGGACTACGTCGGCCCGGGTCAGGTCTCGTGGTTCCAGTTCACGATCCAGGCACCGACGGCACCGGGTACGTATCGGCTCTATCTACGGCCGCTCATCGAGGGCGCGCAGTGGATGGAGGACTACGGCGTGTACTGGGTGGTCACGGTCAAGTAG
- a CDS encoding TIGR03621 family F420-dependent LLM class oxidoreductase: MPRPFRFAVTARYAGTGTKWRDVARRAEDLGYDVLLVTDHMGPQLAPIPALMAAADATTRLRVGSFVFANDYRNPVMLAKEVATIDVLSGGRVEVGIGAGWKTGDYRELGIRYDAPAVRVSRLEESVVLLKRLLSEEHVDHAGKHYTVHGANIVPRPLQRPHPPLMIGGGGPRVLRLAAQQADIVTFAPQVNASGRPRLDAITEKALTERVMRFRAAAGDRAERIELNVFVFDAAVTDRARSLMAAVSGYLRRAANGLVRSPFVLYGSRASLRELLLERRERLGLSYISVPGNAMREFAPIVAELRGT; encoded by the coding sequence ATGCCCCGGCCATTTCGCTTCGCGGTCACTGCACGCTACGCCGGCACCGGTACGAAATGGCGAGATGTCGCACGCCGCGCGGAAGATCTTGGGTACGACGTGCTGCTCGTGACCGATCACATGGGTCCGCAGTTGGCACCCATACCAGCGCTCATGGCCGCGGCCGATGCGACGACGCGTCTGCGCGTCGGCAGCTTTGTGTTCGCGAACGACTACCGCAATCCGGTCATGCTCGCGAAGGAAGTCGCGACGATCGACGTGCTCTCAGGCGGCCGAGTCGAGGTGGGCATCGGGGCGGGATGGAAGACCGGCGACTATCGCGAGCTCGGCATCCGCTACGACGCCCCCGCGGTCCGCGTGAGCAGGCTCGAGGAATCCGTCGTTCTCCTGAAGCGCCTGCTGAGCGAGGAGCACGTCGACCACGCTGGCAAGCACTACACGGTGCACGGCGCGAACATCGTGCCCCGGCCGCTGCAGCGACCGCATCCGCCACTCATGATCGGCGGCGGCGGGCCGCGCGTTCTCCGCCTGGCCGCGCAGCAGGCCGACATCGTCACCTTCGCGCCGCAGGTGAATGCCAGCGGCCGCCCACGCCTTGATGCGATCACGGAGAAGGCGCTCACCGAGCGAGTGATGCGCTTTCGCGCGGCGGCGGGCGACCGGGCCGAACGCATCGAGCTCAACGTGTTCGTGTTCGATGCCGCGGTCACCGACCGCGCTCGGTCGCTCATGGCCGCCGTGAGCGGATATCTGCGTCGCGCGGCGAACGGCCTCGTGCGCAGCCCGTTCGTGCTCTACGGGTCACGCGCATCATTGCGCGAGCTTCTGTTGGAGCGCCGCGAGCGCCTCGGCCTGAGCTACATCTCGGTGCCGGGCAACGCGATGCGCGAGTTCGCGCCGATCGTTGCGGAGCTGCGCGGGACCTAA
- a CDS encoding nitroreductase family deazaflavin-dependent oxidoreductase, with amino-acid sequence MVEASLMEKNLIVRIAKATGPIALRVAETGLIPIWAVVRHRGRRSGKLYSTPIAIRPTADGFVLPLPWGEGTDWCRNLRAAGGGVVRWGGGEIEITSPEIIDVADALPAFDGFMRPIVKRIGIKKFLRVRRTTVAKNAGSFIGRTA; translated from the coding sequence ATGGTGGAGGCATCACTCATGGAGAAGAACCTGATCGTCCGGATCGCGAAGGCCACGGGCCCCATCGCCCTTCGCGTGGCCGAGACCGGACTCATCCCGATCTGGGCGGTGGTACGTCATCGAGGCCGTCGATCCGGGAAGCTGTACTCCACGCCCATCGCGATCCGCCCGACGGCCGACGGATTCGTTCTGCCGCTGCCCTGGGGCGAGGGAACGGACTGGTGCCGCAACCTGCGCGCGGCCGGCGGTGGGGTCGTTCGCTGGGGCGGCGGCGAGATCGAGATCACGAGCCCCGAGATCATCGACGTGGCGGATGCGCTGCCGGCTTTCGACGGCTTCATGCGACCGATCGTGAAGCGCATCGGCATCAAGAAGTTCCTCCGCGTGCGGCGTACGACCGTGGCCAAGAACGCCGGGTCGTTCATCGGGCGGACAGCCTAG
- a CDS encoding OsmC family peroxiredoxin produces the protein MAAKRQARAKWNGDLATGSGEVSSVTSGKFSSLPVSWGARTEAPQGKTSPEELLAAAHASCFAMALSAGLAKGGTPPETLEVTSTVTFDKVGENWTVVSSDLQVTGVVPGLNEAGFAKAAEGAKDGCPISRALKNNVKLSVKSTLAP, from the coding sequence ATGGCAGCGAAACGTCAGGCGCGCGCGAAGTGGAATGGCGACCTCGCGACCGGTAGCGGCGAGGTCAGCTCGGTCACGAGCGGCAAGTTCAGCTCTCTTCCGGTCTCGTGGGGCGCTCGGACCGAAGCACCGCAGGGGAAGACAAGTCCAGAGGAGCTGCTCGCCGCAGCCCATGCGAGCTGTTTCGCGATGGCGCTGTCCGCCGGTCTCGCGAAGGGCGGCACACCGCCCGAGACGCTCGAGGTGACATCGACGGTCACCTTCGACAAGGTCGGCGAGAACTGGACCGTTGTGTCGAGCGATCTCCAGGTCACGGGCGTCGTGCCGGGGCTCAACGAGGCCGGGTTCGCGAAAGCTGCGGAAGGCGCGAAAGACGGTTGCCCGATCTCGCGGGCGCTGAAGAACAACGTGAAGCTCTCGGTCAAGTCCACGCTCGCCCCTTAG
- a CDS encoding MFS transporter, with translation MPRATALLPDLTPLRRHRSFRLLWSGQLVSNVGTQMRLVALPYQIYLLTGSPFHVGLLGLFQALPLISLPLLGGVLADRADRRRVLIATQSGLMASSLVLALVTQLGSTELWILYALTAVSASFSAFDQPARGALVPNLVDRAELPAAIALNQMLYQTAAVVGPAVGGVVIASYGVAAAYWIDAMTFAAAIAAAVALRAPKQVVALPQSVMESVVEGLTYVVRNRLLFSEMVIDLLAMFFGSVRALMPFYAEQVFRVGAQGLGLLFAAPGVGALVAVVTSGWVSRVRRVGIAVIVAVCAWGLAIAAFGLMTEGMFALALVLVALAEAADVLSAIFRNVILQGAVREELRGRLTAIHGLFVIGGPNLGQVRAGAVAALVSPQFSVITGGLACIVSAFAVAIWAPELPRYDRTATRDAVSPEPV, from the coding sequence GTGCCGCGCGCGACCGCGCTCCTACCGGATCTCACGCCGCTTCGCCGCCACCGATCGTTCCGTTTGCTGTGGTCCGGGCAGCTCGTTTCGAACGTCGGCACGCAGATGCGTCTCGTCGCGTTGCCCTACCAGATCTACCTGCTCACCGGCTCGCCGTTCCACGTCGGGCTCCTGGGCCTGTTCCAGGCGCTCCCGCTCATCAGCCTGCCTCTCCTCGGCGGCGTGCTCGCGGACCGTGCAGACCGCCGGCGCGTCCTCATCGCGACGCAGAGTGGGCTGATGGCGAGCTCGCTCGTCCTCGCGCTCGTGACCCAGCTCGGGTCCACCGAGCTCTGGATCCTCTACGCGCTCACCGCGGTCTCAGCGTCGTTCTCCGCGTTCGATCAGCCGGCGCGCGGTGCGCTGGTGCCGAACCTCGTCGACCGTGCTGAGCTGCCCGCCGCGATCGCGCTCAACCAGATGCTGTATCAGACCGCTGCCGTCGTCGGCCCGGCGGTCGGCGGTGTCGTGATCGCGTCGTACGGAGTGGCCGCCGCGTACTGGATCGACGCGATGACCTTCGCTGCTGCGATCGCCGCGGCGGTGGCGCTCCGGGCTCCGAAACAGGTCGTCGCGTTGCCACAGTCGGTCATGGAGTCGGTCGTCGAGGGCCTTACCTACGTCGTGCGAAACCGCCTGCTCTTCTCGGAGATGGTGATCGACCTTCTCGCGATGTTCTTCGGCTCGGTGCGCGCGCTGATGCCGTTCTACGCCGAGCAGGTCTTCAGGGTCGGCGCGCAGGGCCTCGGCCTGCTGTTCGCCGCGCCCGGCGTCGGCGCGCTCGTCGCCGTCGTCACGTCCGGTTGGGTGTCGCGCGTGCGTCGCGTGGGCATCGCGGTGATCGTGGCCGTCTGTGCGTGGGGCCTCGCGATCGCGGCGTTCGGCCTGATGACCGAAGGCATGTTCGCGCTTGCGCTCGTACTCGTCGCGCTCGCGGAGGCGGCCGACGTGCTCAGCGCGATCTTCCGGAACGTCATCCTGCAGGGCGCGGTGCGCGAGGAGCTGCGTGGTCGCCTCACCGCGATCCACGGCCTCTTCGTCATCGGCGGTCCGAATCTGGGTCAGGTGCGCGCCGGCGCGGTGGCCGCGCTCGTGTCGCCGCAGTTCTCCGTGATCACTGGTGGTCTTGCCTGCATCGTGTCCGCGTTCGCCGTCGCGATCTGGGCGCCGGAGCTCCCGCGCTATGACCGGACCGCGACCCGCGACGCGGTCAGTCCGGAACCGGTCTGA